The genomic DNA TGATAATTGAAAGAAAGTTAAAACAGCATCTCGTTGTTTTTTTGCTCTTGATAATTCTTCTAATAATTTTCCTAAAGAATCATCTGAGCTATATTTTGATTGTAAACGAACATATTTTACCAATTTTGGTTTGTATTGTTCGTAAATTTCTTCTTTAATAGTAATTGCCTCTTTTTTAATAAGCGCATTTACAATGGGCATTACTTTTTTCTTGCCTAAAATTGCAATAACTTGATGAATTGTTAACTGAGATTGATGCTGTAAGGCTTCAAAAATTAAGAATTCGTCATCTGCTAAAATAGCATCGTCTAAAAAAGCATCATTTTTAAAAATGACCGTTTCGCTTTCCAATAAAAAAGCCGATGGTAAAGATGCTCTGTAAACATCACCTAAAGAACACATGTAATAATTAGCAATCCACTGCCAATGTTGCAATTGCCTTTCATTTACTAATGGTATTTCATCTAATATTTGGTGAATTTCTTTGGCTTCATATAATGTTGGTGCATTTGTATGAATGTTAAGGACCAAGCCTGTGTACATCTTAGATTTACCAAAAGAAACCGCTACTCGCATTCCTTTTTGTAAGAAATTTGCTTCTCCTTCTGTTACAGCATACGTAAACGTTCTCTGAATTGGGATTGGTAATATGACGTCTATAAAGTGCATTTTTTATTTAGAATTCGCTAATTAACTAATAATATAGGTTTTACTATTTATAGTAAAATCAAAACTAATAAAAATTAGAACTAAAAATAAGAAAGCAATTCCTTTTTTTAATTCTAATTTTTGCTGGTTAATATGTTTAGCCCTGATTGTAGCAATTGTTTGAGCTCTTTTTGAGGTACGAAAAAAAGCGAGTGCGTAAAGCAGGAAATAGCTTCTAAAAAAACTAATCTTCTAAATCGTTTTCTATTTCTGAAGTTGTTTCTTCTTTACGTTCTTTAAACTTACGAGTTCCTTCATACAAATCATATCTTACAAACTTACAGTCTAAATCGGCATTTTTTAATGCAATTCTTTTAGAGGTTCTTAAACCTACACTTTTTAAAGCGTCTGAATCTGACGTAATTAACCATGCCGTAGAACCTGGATAATTATTTTTTAGTGTATCGCCAATTTTCTTATAAAATTCTTCTGTATCGATATTTAAACGCTCGCCATAAGGCGGATTAAATAAAATAGTTGTGTTACCAAAAACTTCTTTTTTAGAGTTAAAAAAGTTAACATGATGCACGCCAATAAATTCGTCTAAATTTGCATTTTCTACATTGGCAATTGCTTTTTCAACTGCAGAAGGTGCTTTATCAAATCCCATTATTTTAAAATGAGAAGAACGAATTTTCTTTAATAAAGATTCTTGAATTGTAAAATACAAATCTTCATCATAATCTTTCCAGTGTTCAAAAGCAAAGAGTTTTCTATTGATGTTTGCCGGAATATTATTGGCAATCATTGCTGCTTCAATTAAAATGGTACCAGAACCACACATTGGATCTATAAAGTTTTCTTCACCAGTATAACCAGATAATAAGACCATACCTGCAGCCAAAACCTCATTAATTGGCGCAATGTTTGTAGCAGTTCTATACCCTCTTTTGTGCAAAGAGTCTCCTGAAGAATCGATAGAAACGGTTAATACATCTTTCTGAATATGAATATGGATTTTAACGTCTGGATATTTTAAATCTACATTTGGTCTTTTACTATATTTATGACGAAAATAATCTGCAACGGCATCCTTAGATTTTAAAGAAATGTAATGCGAGTTGGTTGTAAAATTCTTAGAGTTTACAACTGCACCAATTGCAAACGTGCCTTCTACTTCTAAATAATTTTCCCATTTTATTTTCTGAATAGAATCGTAAAGATCTTCTTCATCGTAAATTTTACAAACTTTTATAGGTTTTAAAATTCGAACAGCAGTTCTTAAAGCAATATTTGCTTTGTACATAAAACCTTTATCTCCTCTAAAAGAAACGCTTCTTACAGCTTCCTTTACATCTTGAGCTCCTAAGTTTTTTAGTTCTTCTGCTAGAACACCTTCTAAACCGAAAAGTGTTGTTGCCGTCATTTTAAAATCTTTTTCCATACGTATAAAATTGGTTGCAAAAATACGTTTTATTGTTTAAAATGATGAAGTTAGGACTAGGAAGTTTTCACTTAAAATAATACAATAAAATTGTACTTATTTATTTTTATGACTTTAAGAAATCTTCTGTTTTTTATAAAAAAAATAGTTTGTTATAATTTCATTTTACAGAACGTAAGATTTGGTTACTTTTACAGACTGAAAGCACTTATGAAAACAACAGATTGGTTTACAGATTGGTTTAACACAAAGTATTATCACATTCTTTATAAAGAAAGAAATGACTTTGAAGCTCAGTTATTTATGAAAAATATTACTGAGTTTCTTGGTTTAAAAAAAACTTCTCACATTTTAGATTTACCTTGTGGTAAAGGTCGTCATTCTGTGTTTTTGAATTCTTTGGGTTATAATGTTACAGGTGCAGATTTATCTAAAAATAGTATTAATGCAGCTAAAAAGTTTGAAAATGATACTCTAAAATTTGAAGTTCATGACATGCGTGCTACTTTCAACAATAAGTACAACGCTGTTTTTAACTTGTTTACAAGCTTTGGTTATTTTGAAGATGACAAGGAGGATATTTTAATTTTACAGAATATTAAAAACGGATTGACAAAAGATGGTTTTTTCGTGTTCGATTTTTTAAATGCGGTATTAGTAAAAGAAAACTTGGTTGAAGAAGAAGTTAAAGTTGTAGATAACATTACTTTTAATATAAAAAGAGAGATTACAAATGGTTTTATTTTAAAACATATTTCTTTTTTTGCTGATGATGAAGAACATTCTTACACGGAGCGTGTGAAATATTTAGATTTAGAAAAAATGACTTTATTTTTAGAGGAAGTTGGTTTTAAAATTGAACATACTTTTGGTGATTATCATTTAAATACCTTCAATCCTAAAAATTCTAATAGATTAATTATAGTTGCGAAATGAATTACATCTTACTAATTGCTTCTGTAATCTTAGGTGCATTACTAGTTTTTATTATAAAACCTAGTAATAAAATTGTGCGTTTACTATTGGCTTTTAGTGGCGCTTATCTTTTATCTGTAACTATTCTACACCTTTTACCAGAAGTATATACAGAGACTACAGATTCAAAAAGAGTGGGCATCTTTATTCTTATTGGTATTATTTTACAATCGGTTTTAGAATCTTTTTCTAAAGGTGCAGAACATGGTCATATTCACATTCATTCAGATGGTAAAAAGTTTCCTTCTTTACTTTTTGTGAGTTTGTGCTTGCATGCTTTTTCTGAAGGTTTGCCCATTCACCATGCAGGCGATAATTTGTTATGGGCAATTATTGTTCATAAAATTCCGATTGCTATTGTATTAACTACCTTTTTAATACAAACAAAATATTCTAAAAAAATAGTTTTTGGTTTTCTCTTTTTCTTCGGATTTATGAGTCCGTTAGGAGTTTTACTAGGAGATAAAATTGATTTTTTCACCAACTATTACACAGAAATTACGGCACTTATTATTGGTGTTTTCTTACATATTTCTACGATTATTCTTTTTGAAAGCTCAGAGAATCACACCTTTAACTTGCAGAAATTTATGGCTATTCTTTTAGGAGTTTTACTTACTGTTTTTACTTTGTAAGTTATATATTTCACTTTAAGCAACTGATTAGACTAATAGTTTTTAGATAAAATTATATCCATAAAAACAGGGTGAAACAATACAAGGTATTAGCAAATGGTGTTTAGCTAGATAATATTGAAAATTTATTTTGTAGTTTGTTATATTGTTTTTTCAAAAAAGAGTACACTTTTAAAGCTTATTTATAACAAATATTACATTTTTCTAATGGACTATTTTTCAAATAAAAAAATGTAATATTTATTTTTAGGAACAATTTTGTACCAAAATCATTATTTTTAATTTCCCACTTCATTTATAAATTTAATACGCATTAAACGCAACTCATCTTCATCATAATCTCCATCAAATTCATCTAAAGCTTCTTGTATATTATCTGTTTCAGCTTCCATAAAATATTCATGTATCTCTTCTTGCTGGTCTTCATCTAACAAGTCATCTAAAGCATAATCTATATTCAGTTTCGTACCAGAATAGATAATCGCTTCCATTTCTTTAATTAAATCATTCATTTCTTTCCCTTTAGACTTAGCAATATCTTCTAAAGGCAATTTTCTATCTGTATTCTGAATGATGTATAATTTTAAACCAGAATTAACTCCAGTACTTTTTACAATTAAATCATCTGGTCTTAAAATATCATTTTCAGCAACATACGTAGTAATTAGTGAAACAAAATCTTTACCAAACTTTCTTGCCTTACCCTCTCCAACTCCATGAACTTTAGACATTTCATCTAAGTTTATAGGATATTTTAAAGCCATATCATCTAAAGATGGATCTTGAAAAACAGCAAATGGAGGAACTCCTTGTTTTATAGCAACCTTTTTACGTAAATCTTTTAATAGTTTTACCAAAACTACATCAGAAACCCCACCAGCAGACCTAGCATTTGTTATAATTGCATTGTCATTTTCTTCTGAATACGAGTGGTCTTCTGTCATCATAAAAGAAGCTGGTTCAGCTATAAATCTTCTACCTTCATCTGTCAGTTTAACAACACCATATTGTTCTATTTCTTTTTTAATAAAATAAACAACCAAAATCTGACGAATTAACGCCATCCAATATGCGGCAGATTTATCTTTTCCAATTCCGAAAAATGGTTGTAAATGTGTTTTATGTGACGTTAATAAAGCATTTTCTTTACCAATTAAAGTATTTACAACTTCTTTAGATTTATATTTTTGAAGCGTTTTTTTAATTACAGTTAGTAATTTTACAACATCTTCTTTTGCTTCATGTTTTTTCTTCGGGTTTCTAGAATTATCATCCATATCTGCACCATCTCCATTTACTTCATCAAACTCTTCACCAAAATAATGCAACAAATATTTACGTCTGTTCATAGAGGTTTCTGCATAACCAACAACTTCCTGTAACAACGCATGCCCTATTTCTTGTTCTGCAATAGGCTTACTAGACATAAATTTTTCTAACTTCTCTATATCTTTATAAGCGTAAAAAGCCAAACAATAACCTTCTCCATCATCACGACCAGCTCTACCTGTTTCTTGATAATAACTTTCTAAACTTTTAGGAATATCATGATGAATTACAAAACGAACATCTGGTTTATCAATTCCCATACCAAATGCAATGGTTGCAACAACAATATCACAATCTTCCATTAAAAACATATCTTGATGTTTTACACGTGTTTTAGCATCTAAACCAGCATGATAAGGAACGGCATTTAATCCGTTTACTTGTAAAATCTGAGCAACTTCTTCTACCTTTTTTCTACTTAAGCAGTAAATAATTCCAGATTTTCCTATTCGTTGTTTTACAAAACGAATAATATCTTTTTCTACTTCTTTGGTTTTTGGTCTTATTTCATAAAATAAATTAGGCCTATTAAAAGAAGCTTTAAACCTATTTGCATCTGTAATACCTAACGTTTTTAAAATATCTTCTTGTACTTTTTCTGTAGCGGTTGCTGTTAAACAGATAACCGGTACATCATCAATGGCCTTAATAATGTGCTTTAAATTTCTGTATTCAGGTCTAAAATCGTGTCCCCATTCAGAAATACAATGCGCTTCGTCTATAGCAACAAAAGATATTTTTTGTGTTCTTAAAAAAAGCACATATTCTTCTTTTATTAAAGATTCTGGCGCAACATATAAGAGTTTTGTAATACCGTTTGTAATATCTTCTTTAACCTGAGCAATTTCAGTTTTATTAAGAGAAGAATTTAAAACGTGAGCGACACCGTTATGTTCTGAAATACCTCTTATGGCATCTACTTGATTTTTCATTAAAGCGATTAATGGCGAAACTACAATTGCTGTACCTTCTTGCATTAATGCAGGTAACTGATAACAAAGAGATTTACCACCTCCTGTTGGCATAATAACAAAGGTATTATTTCTGTCTACTATACTCTTAATAACTTGCTCTTGTAAGCCTTTAAATTTATTAAATCCAAAGAACTTTTTTAGAGGACCATGTAAATCCATCTTATCAAATATTCGTTTAACATTAAAAACAACGCACAAACCTTCTATAATATTGGTTGTAACTTTTTTTTGTAGTAAATTTGCTTGTTTCTTAATCTAAAGATATAACTTTTTTTTATTCTGATAAAATACCAAACTATTGAAAAACTCAAATCCTATATTACAAACAGCAAAAGAAACCATTTTATTGGAAAGCGGTGCTATTGCGAATTTAGCAAATTTATTAGATGAAAACTTCGAAAATGCAGTTAATTTTATTTTAAATTCTAACGGAAGAGTTATTGTAACCGGAATCGGGAAAAGTGCCAACATTGCAACAAAAATGGTTGCTACTTTTAATTCTACAGGAACGCCTGCAATTTTTATGCATGCAGCAGATGCTATTCATGGAGATTTAGGAAATGTGCAAGAAAATGATGTTGTTATTTGCCTATCTAAAAGTGGAAATACACCAGAAATTAAAGTGCTAGTTCCGTTAATTAGAAATTATGGAAATAAGATAATTGCAATTACCGGTAATGTAGATTCTTTTTTAGGAAAAAATTCAGATTTCCCTTTAAATACATTTGTAGAAAAAGAAGCATGCCCTAATAATTTGGCTCCAACATCCAGCACAACTGCCCAATTAGTTATGGGAGATGCTTTGGCTGTTTGTTTGCAAGATTTAAGAGGCTTCACTAGTAAAGATTTTGCTAAATATCATCCTGGAGGAGCGTTAGGAAAACGTTTGTATTTGAGAGTTTCAGACTTAATAAAGAACAATCAAACTCCTAAAGTTGACGTAAATGATTCTGTAGCAAAAGTAATTGTAGAAATTTCTGAAAAAAGATTAGGAGTTACGGCTGTTTTAGAAAATGAAAATTTAATTGGTATTATTACAGATGGTGATATTAGAAGGATGTTGAGCAAAACAACAGATATTAATCACGTTACCGCAAAAGACATTATGGGTAAAAACCCAAAAACAGTACAACAAGATGCAATGGCTATTGAAGCTTTAGAAAAATTAGAGAACAATAGTATTACTCAAATATTAGTAGTTGATGAACAAGAAAAATACGCTGGTGTAGTTCATTTACATGATTTAATTAAAGAAGGAATTTTCTAATGGCAGAAAAACAAAAAGAAATGTCCTTTTTAGGGCATTTAGAAGAATTAAGATGGCACTTAGTAAGAAGTGCAGCTGCAATATTTATTATTGGTATTTTATTATTTGTTTTTCAAAAAGAAGTCTATGAGCACTTTTTGTTAGCACATAGAAAGCCAGATTTTATCACATACCAATTCTTTTGTGATTTCTTCAATTTAATAGGAATGGACAGTACTTTTTGTAATGTAGAGTTTAACGATAATTTAATCAGTTTAAAACCTACACAGCAATTAATGAATGCTATTTGGTCTTCATTTATTTTAGGTATTATTTTATCATTTCCTTATTTATTGTGGGAACTTTGGCGTTTTATTTCGCCAGGATTAACAAGTAAAGAGGTGAAGAATTCTAAAGGCTTTATTTTTATTGCGTCTTTTTTATTTTTCTGTGGAATCGCTTTCAGCTTTTATGTAATCGCACCCATATCCATACATTTCTTATACAATTATCAAATTTCAGATTTAATACAGAACAACTTTACATTAGATTCTCATATTGGTCTGGTTACAAATATGTTATTAGGAGTTTCTATTCTTTTCGAATTGCCAGTATTAATCTATTTTCTAACAAAAATTGGTTTGGTAACTCCAGAATTTTTAAAAAAATACAGAAAACATGCGTTAGTAGTTGTCTTAATTTTAGCAGCAATTATTACGCCTCCAGATATTGCTAGTCAAGTTATTGTAGCAATACCAATACTTATTTTATATGAAATAAGTATTAAAGTCTCTAAAATGGTGATCAAAAAACAACAAAAAGATGCACAAAAAAGTCCAAGAGTTTAACGATTACCGTTCTAAAATGAACGAAAAAATCTTAGCTTCTGATAATAAAGTTATTAAAAGAATATTTAATTTAGATACAAATGCCTTTAAAGAAGGGCATTTGCCAGTAAAAACCAAAGAATTACTAGGGTTGGTAGCATCGGCAGTTTTAAGATGTGATGATTGTGTACAGTACCATTTAGAAGCAGCAAAAGAAAATGGCGTTACTACAGAAGAAATGATGGAAACCATGTCTATTGCAAACTTAATTGGAGGTACCATTGTAATTCCGCATTTAAGAAAAGCTGTAGAATATTGGGAAATGCTTGATGAAACTGAAGTGTAACTGATTAATTGTTTAAGAGATATTTAAGATTCTTAACAGCGTTATTTATTACTTTTACACAAATCAAAAAATTACCCCATTACACATTTTTAAAAATATGATTTTAAGAGCAGAAAACATTCAAAAGATCTACGGAAGTAGAAAAGTAGTACAAGGAATTTCTTTGGAAGTTCAGCAAGGTGAAATTATTGGTCTTTTAGGACCAAATGGCGCTGGAAAAACTACTTCTTTCTATATGATTGTTGGTATGATAAAACCAAATGCTGGCAAAATTTTTTTAAATGATGAAGAAATAACTCAAGATGCCATGTACAAACGTGCGCAAAAAGGAATTGGCTATTTGGCACAAGAAGCATCTATTTTTAGAAAATTATCTGTAGAAGACAACATTATGTCTGTTTTACAATTTACAGGACGTTCTAAAAAAGAACAAAAAATAAAATTAGAATCTTTAATAGAAGAATTTAATATAGGTCATGTTCGTAAAAATAGAGGAGATTTATTATCGGGAGGTGAAAGGCGTAGAACAGAAATTGCACGTTGTTTAGCTTCTGATCCTAATTTTATTTTGTTAGACGAACCTTTTGCAGGTGTAGATCCTATTGCTGTAGAAGATATACAAAGTATTGTAGCACATTTAAAAGATAGAAATATCGGTATTTTAATTACAGATCATGATGTGCAGGCAACTTTAGCAATTACAGATAAAACCTATTTAATGTACAACGGAAGTATCTTAAAAGAAGGAACTCCAGAAGAGTTAGCCGCAGATGAAATGGTACGTAAAGTGTATCTTGGTAAGGATTTTGAATTGAAAAAAAGGAAAATATTCTAATTACAAAATTTTCTTTAAATTCATAAAAAAAGCATCAATATTTAATTATTGATGCTTTTTTATTTAAATAAAATTATAAAAATCATGCTATTTTTGAGGACTAGAAATAACAGATAATATTACATAAAAAGCTATTATTAAAGGAATTGATAAAAACTGAAGTGTAATAATAATTAAAATTGAAATTAATAAAAACAGGTATTTCACTAAATTGTTCTTTATAGAATACTCCTTAAACTTCAAAGAAAATAACGGAATTTCAGCATTCATTAAATACGTTAAGAACAGTGTTATAATAATTAAAAAATAATTATTGCTAATTAAATTTTGAACAAAATGAATATCAGAATATTCTTGAATTAATGGCAAAGAAATAACAAACAAACTCATTGCTGGTGTTGGTAAACCTATAAAAGATTCTGATTGTCTTGTGTCTATATTAAATTTAGCAAGCCTATAACAAGCTCCTAATGTTAAAATTAGACCAAAAAAAGGTAAGAATGCCGACAAAGTAAAATTATCCGTAAAATTTTCAATCTCAAATTGTTTATCCGCAAATAAATTAAACATAATAATTCCTGGTACAACACCACTTGTAACCATATCTGCCAAAGAGTCTAATTGTTTTCCTAATTCACCAGAAACATTTAGTAAACGTGCAACAAACCCATCGAAAAAGTCAAATACAATACCTAAAACGACTAATAAACCTGCAGCTTCAAAATCACCTTGAACTGCAAATATTGTAGCAATTGTTCCGCATAAAAGATTACCAAGCGTTATTAAATTAGGAATGTGTTTTTTCATGTTTTGTTTTTCGTTTAGAATAGCTAAAATAACAAATCCTATATTGGTAATTTTCTAAAATTCTTTATTTTTTATGTATTTTTAAAAATTATCAATCAAAAAACGACTAATGCCAATTTTAGAATCTGACTTCTCTCCTACTTTACCTTTTAAAAACAGTCATTTTAACACCATGTATAGGCCTCTTTTTATGAAAGACGTTTGTAATTATCAGCGAAAAAGAATTACAACTTGGGATGCTGATTTTATTGATTTAGATTTTTCTCAAGTAGGTTCAAAAAATTTAGTTCTTTTAATTCATGGTTTAGAAGGTAGCTCAGAATCTAAATATATTGCATCGACATCCAATCATCTAAATAAAAAAGGTTTGGACACAGTCTGTTTTAATTTAAGAAGTTGTAGTGGCGAAGATAATTTATTGTTAGCAACTTACCATAGCGGAAAAACTGAAGATCTAGATTTTGTTGTAAATCATCTTTTAGAAAACTATAATTATGACACTGTTTCAATTGTAGGCTTTAGTTTAGGAGGTAATTTAACGTTGAAATATTTAGGTGAATATGAGCAAACATTATCAACCAAAATTAAAGGAGGAATTGCAATTTCTGTACCAATAGATATTGCCAGTGCAGAAGTAGAAATGGAAAAATTAAAGAACAAACTATACATAGAACTGTTTTTTAAAACAATGAAAAACAAAGTTTTAGAGAAAGCACATAAATTTCCTGAATACAATTTAGATAAAGATAAATTATTTAAGGCGACTAAATTTAAGCATCTAGAGCACTTATATACAGTTCCTATTTTCGGATTTAAAAGTCCAGAAGATTATTGGGAAAAAGCAAGTGCCAAACCTTACCTTTCTAAAATAGATAGACCCACTTTATTAATTAACGCAAAAGATGATACTTTTTTATCTGAAGAATGCTATCCTAGAAAAGAAGCCATACAATCGACTAATTTTCACTTAGAAATCCCCGATTATGGAGGTCATTGTGGTTTTATGAGCTCCTTTAAACCACAAGAAAATAAATGGTTAGAGCTAAGAATAGCTAGATTTATAGAAGAAAACATTCATATTGAACTTTCCTAAACAATAACTTTGCAAAACAACTGTTATTTTAATAGTATTTAAGATATTTGTTACAGAAAATTTTATGCTTTTGAAATTCAGAATTTTACTTTTATTCTTATTTTTTTCATTCTTATTAAACGCACAAGCCTTTAGAAATTACTCTAATGAGTTTTTAAATATTGGTGTAGATGCCGCTGCTTTAGGAATGAGTAAAGCTGTTGTTGCTACTTCTAATAATGTGAATTCAATTTACTGGAATCCAGCAGGTCTAGTTGGTATAGAAGATTATCAAGGTTCATTAATGCATGCTTCTTACTTTGCAGGAATTGCAAATTACAATCATGCAGCGTTTGCAATGCCAATAGATAAAGAAAGTGCTTTGGGTATTTCTATAATTCGTTTTGGCGTAGATGACATTTTAAATACTACAGAATTAATTGACAGCGAAGGGAATATCGATTTTAATAGAATCAGTCTTTTTTCTGCTGCAGATTATGCTTTTAACATTGCGTATGCTAGAAATCTTATTTTTAAAGATGTAAAGTTTGGTGTAAACGCTAAAATAGTAAGAAGAACTATTGGTGATTTTGCTTCTTCTTGGGGTTTCGGGTTTGATGCAGGTATTCAATTTGAAAGAAATGCTTGGAAATTCGGATTAATGGTAAGAGATATTACCACAACTTTTAATAGTTGGGCAATAAATAAGGTTGAATTTGATAAAATTAAAGATGCAATTCCTGGCCAAAATCAAGAATTGCCAGAAACTACAGAAATTACAAAGCCAAAATTGCAATTAGGTGTTGCTAGAGAATTTAGAATTGGTCGTTTTTTTAACTTACTTACAGAAGTCGATTTAAATGTACGGTTTGCTAAAACAAATGATATTTTTTCTTCGGATGCAGGAAGTGTAGACCCTGCAATTGGTTTTCAATTAGATTATGACAACTTGGTGTATCTAAGAGCTGGTGTTGGTAACTTTCAATATGTAACTCAGTTTAACAATTCTAAATCACTGTCTTTACAACCTAACTTTGGTGTTGGTTTTAATTACAGAGGAATTCATGTAGATTATGCATTAACAAACATTGGTAGTGTTGGTAATGCTTTATTTTCTAATATTTTTTCAATTACGTTCGATTATACTTTTCTTAGACCTTAATTATTATGAAGAAAAAATTACTCTTTCTTATATTACTTTGTTCTTTTTCTATTCAAAAAAACAAAGCGCAAGTACATCTTTCTGTTAACTCAGAAATTTCGATTGTTACTGCGGGTCCTGGTGAAGAATTATATGAAAAATTTGGGCATTCTGCAATCAGAATTAAAGATCCTATTTTAAACTTAGATCTTATTTATAACTATGGAGTTTTTGATTTTGAAGCACCTAATTTCTTATTGAATTTTGCACAAGGAAAAATGTATTATTTACTTGCCAAGTACGATTTTAAATACTTTTTAGCGAGTTATAAAAAAGATAAACGTTGGTTAAAACAACAAGTTTTAAATTTGAATCAAGATGAGAAACAACAATTTTTTGTTTATTTAGAAAACAATGCATTAGAAGAAAATGCAACGTATTTATATGATCCTTTTTTTGATAATTGTGCTTCTAAACTTAGAGATATTACTCAGACAATTTTAAATGAAAATGTCCTTTTAAATTCTAATAAAATTGAAAATAATAAAACATTAAGAGGTTTAATGAACCAAGAAATCTATTGGAATACTTGGGGTAATTTCGGAATTAATTTAATTGCAGGAACTATTTTAGATACAAAAAGGAATCAATTAGCATATACCTATTTACCAGATTATCTTTATGAAACCTTTAAAAATGGAAAAATTAAAAGCACTGATAAATTAATAAATTTGGTAAAAAGAGAAGATATTTTATTAAATTTTGATGAAATTGGTAATTCTTCAAGCTTCTTTAGTCCTTTAACAATTTTTATGTTGTTTTTATTAATTGTAATTTTTATTACTTATAAAGATGTTAAAAATAAAAGGAGAACTAGATCATTAGATTTTACAATCTTCTTTATTACAGGGCTAGTTGGATTAATTT from Polaribacter sp. ALD11 includes the following:
- the lptB gene encoding LPS export ABC transporter ATP-binding protein; amino-acid sequence: MILRAENIQKIYGSRKVVQGISLEVQQGEIIGLLGPNGAGKTTSFYMIVGMIKPNAGKIFLNDEEITQDAMYKRAQKGIGYLAQEASIFRKLSVEDNIMSVLQFTGRSKKEQKIKLESLIEEFNIGHVRKNRGDLLSGGERRRTEIARCLASDPNFILLDEPFAGVDPIAVEDIQSIVAHLKDRNIGILITDHDVQATLAITDKTYLMYNGSILKEGTPEELAADEMVRKVYLGKDFELKKRKIF
- a CDS encoding phosphatidylcholine/phosphatidylserine synthase; protein product: MKKHIPNLITLGNLLCGTIATIFAVQGDFEAAGLLVVLGIVFDFFDGFVARLLNVSGELGKQLDSLADMVTSGVVPGIIMFNLFADKQFEIENFTDNFTLSAFLPFFGLILTLGACYRLAKFNIDTRQSESFIGLPTPAMSLFVISLPLIQEYSDIHFVQNLISNNYFLIIITLFLTYLMNAEIPLFSLKFKEYSIKNNLVKYLFLLISILIIITLQFLSIPLIIAFYVILSVISSPQK
- a CDS encoding YheT family hydrolase, coding for MPILESDFSPTLPFKNSHFNTMYRPLFMKDVCNYQRKRITTWDADFIDLDFSQVGSKNLVLLIHGLEGSSESKYIASTSNHLNKKGLDTVCFNLRSCSGEDNLLLATYHSGKTEDLDFVVNHLLENYNYDTVSIVGFSLGGNLTLKYLGEYEQTLSTKIKGGIAISVPIDIASAEVEMEKLKNKLYIELFFKTMKNKVLEKAHKFPEYNLDKDKLFKATKFKHLEHLYTVPIFGFKSPEDYWEKASAKPYLSKIDRPTLLINAKDDTFLSEECYPRKEAIQSTNFHLEIPDYGGHCGFMSSFKPQENKWLELRIARFIEENIHIELS
- a CDS encoding PorV/PorQ family protein, coding for MLLKFRILLLFLFFSFLLNAQAFRNYSNEFLNIGVDAAALGMSKAVVATSNNVNSIYWNPAGLVGIEDYQGSLMHASYFAGIANYNHAAFAMPIDKESALGISIIRFGVDDILNTTELIDSEGNIDFNRISLFSAADYAFNIAYARNLIFKDVKFGVNAKIVRRTIGDFASSWGFGFDAGIQFERNAWKFGLMVRDITTTFNSWAINKVEFDKIKDAIPGQNQELPETTEITKPKLQLGVAREFRIGRFFNLLTEVDLNVRFAKTNDIFSSDAGSVDPAIGFQLDYDNLVYLRAGVGNFQYVTQFNNSKSLSLQPNFGVGFNYRGIHVDYALTNIGSVGNALFSNIFSITFDYTFLRP
- a CDS encoding DUF4105 domain-containing protein encodes the protein MKKKLLFLILLCSFSIQKNKAQVHLSVNSEISIVTAGPGEELYEKFGHSAIRIKDPILNLDLIYNYGVFDFEAPNFLLNFAQGKMYYLLAKYDFKYFLASYKKDKRWLKQQVLNLNQDEKQQFFVYLENNALEENATYLYDPFFDNCASKLRDITQTILNENVLLNSNKIENNKTLRGLMNQEIYWNTWGNFGINLIAGTILDTKRNQLAYTYLPDYLYETFKNGKIKSTDKLINLVKREDILLNFDEIGNSSSFFSPLTIFMLFLLIVIFITYKDVKNKRRTRSLDFTIFFITGLVGLILTYLWFFSSHKTAPNNFNILWAFLPNLYFAFKISKKNSIMWLQKYVLILLLFLVLISFLWIFGIQVFPIAVIPLLILLFIRYVFLYKYLLSSIK